In one Paenibacillus sp. JQZ6Y-1 genomic region, the following are encoded:
- a CDS encoding methyltransferase domain-containing protein, giving the protein MYLKIKSVGPHAGMISHLLAKNPYNLYDRQEKGARVRLLYPVFTEQELEVLLFATPDPIDLVKGSPDSYDITQYINDREFVVSSLFCSYIRPALGTALNGKPKAEYAEWVEYRFPLDVSVGPVASNLPDDVLSSLFTALGYEVELERGESEYSFQLKTRSTIRVIHLRGEGTIQNLLRQLFILLPVLDDYKHYYIGDEEVERLQRYGEGWLPSHPQHRLIVKRALRFMPLIRQYSASLPEEMQELLESSEQVAKDQDDLATSVYPENVDTPDMAVSDTALAVDSAATDTNLASEDEAAVVHTVQAPRLNELRYRAVVEQVSLLPQRQVIVDFGAGEGKLSERLARIDEVKQVWAVEPSAYAGVRALERFADVQASGASTVPQLATGSLFYRDDRWHGADVMILCEVIEHIDEPRLPMVMRTLLDEYRPQTLIMTTPNREYNAVYEMEHDDIRHTDHRFEWTRQQFADFCQQWSTYGGYDIHIHGIGELSVEYGQPTQMAVFRKQGGKNQ; this is encoded by the coding sequence ATGTATCTAAAAATCAAATCCGTCGGTCCCCATGCTGGTATGATCTCGCATCTGCTAGCCAAAAATCCGTACAATCTGTACGACCGTCAGGAAAAAGGCGCGCGTGTACGTCTGCTTTATCCGGTATTTACAGAGCAGGAGCTGGAAGTGCTGTTATTCGCAACGCCCGATCCCATCGATCTGGTTAAGGGCAGTCCAGATAGCTATGACATTACGCAATATATTAACGACCGTGAGTTTGTTGTGAGTAGTTTGTTTTGCTCATATATTCGTCCGGCGCTCGGTACAGCGCTGAATGGCAAGCCAAAGGCAGAGTATGCGGAGTGGGTAGAGTATCGCTTCCCGCTGGACGTGAGTGTAGGGCCGGTAGCATCCAATTTGCCGGATGATGTATTGTCGTCACTGTTTACAGCACTGGGATACGAGGTGGAGCTAGAACGTGGAGAGAGTGAGTATTCCTTTCAGCTGAAAACGCGCAGTACGATTCGAGTGATTCATTTGCGCGGTGAAGGTACGATTCAGAACTTGCTACGGCAGCTGTTTATTTTGCTGCCCGTATTGGACGATTACAAGCATTACTATATTGGCGACGAGGAAGTGGAACGGCTACAACGATATGGCGAAGGCTGGTTGCCCAGTCACCCACAGCATCGCCTGATTGTGAAACGAGCTTTGCGTTTTATGCCGCTGATTCGTCAATACAGTGCATCGTTGCCGGAAGAAATGCAAGAACTGCTGGAATCATCGGAACAGGTCGCGAAAGACCAAGACGATCTCGCCACATCTGTCTATCCAGAGAATGTCGATACTCCCGATATGGCTGTATCGGATACTGCTTTAGCTGTAGATTCGGCAGCAACTGATACTAACCTAGCTTCAGAAGACGAAGCTGCTGTGGTGCATACCGTTCAAGCACCGCGTCTGAATGAACTGCGGTATCGGGCAGTCGTAGAGCAGGTTAGTCTATTGCCGCAGCGTCAGGTTATTGTCGATTTTGGTGCGGGAGAGGGCAAACTGTCTGAGCGACTAGCACGAATCGATGAAGTGAAGCAGGTGTGGGCGGTGGAGCCGTCTGCCTATGCAGGCGTGCGAGCATTGGAGCGATTTGCCGATGTGCAGGCTTCGGGCGCAAGTACAGTGCCGCAGCTGGCGACCGGATCGTTATTTTACCGAGATGATCGCTGGCATGGTGCGGATGTGATGATTCTGTGTGAGGTGATTGAGCATATCGACGAGCCGCGCTTGCCAATGGTGATGCGTACGCTGCTGGACGAATATCGTCCACAGACACTGATCATGACGACACCGAACCGTGAGTATAATGCAGTCTATGAAATGGAGCACGATGATATTCGCCATACGGATCACCGCTTTGAGTGGACACGTCAGCAATTTGCAGACTTTTGCCAGCAATGGAGTACGTACGGTGGCTACGACATTCATATACATGGGATTGGCGAATTATCCGTAGAATATGGTCAACCGACACAAATGGCGGTATTTCGCAAACAAGGAGGGAAGAACCAATGA
- a CDS encoding helix-turn-helix transcriptional regulator codes for MNWPVDLQEPMSMPDPSFPIKVNFCGSREYGQVMFPYHWHRHMEFLYFESGEAMIECNAEPVHVRAGDLIVLNGNDLHQGTSLSNQLVYYALIADLQSLQSPSQDAVETRFITPMTQNRLLFRSHIRGDAELQRCMEDIIDEFRNRRVGHELSVKSYMYRLLTLLVRGYVADISNWKHNENRMRNLERFTPILQHIEQCYADEMTIEQLAGMAGLSRFHFSRLFHELTGRTVTEYINRVRINRAEYLLINTGMTVSEVAMAAGYNDISYFSRTFKKYRDVAPSEIREMPV; via the coding sequence ATGAATTGGCCAGTGGACTTGCAGGAGCCGATGAGTATGCCTGATCCTTCATTTCCGATTAAGGTGAATTTTTGTGGGTCGCGGGAGTATGGGCAGGTGATGTTTCCGTATCATTGGCATCGTCATATGGAGTTTTTGTATTTTGAAAGTGGGGAAGCGATGATCGAGTGCAATGCGGAGCCGGTACATGTACGGGCGGGTGATCTCATTGTGCTGAATGGAAATGATCTGCATCAGGGAACAAGCTTGTCGAATCAGCTGGTGTATTACGCCTTGATCGCGGATTTGCAATCGCTACAAAGCCCGTCGCAGGATGCGGTGGAGACGCGTTTCATTACACCGATGACGCAGAATCGGCTGCTCTTTCGCAGTCATATTCGCGGGGATGCCGAGCTACAGCGCTGTATGGAGGACATCATTGACGAGTTTCGCAATCGTCGGGTCGGGCATGAACTGTCGGTCAAATCGTATATGTATCGACTGCTGACGCTGCTTGTGCGCGGGTATGTGGCGGACATCTCCAACTGGAAGCATAACGAAAATCGGATGCGCAATTTGGAACGGTTTACGCCAATTTTGCAGCATATTGAGCAGTGTTATGCCGATGAGATGACGATTGAGCAGCTGGCGGGTATGGCGGGGCTAAGTCGGTTTCATTTTAGCCGGTTATTTCATGAATTGACGGGGCGTACGGTTACGGAATATATTAACCGAGTACGGATAAATCGGGCGGAATATTTGCTGATCAATACGGGGATGACGGTGTCGGAAGTGGCGATGGCGGCCGGATATAATGATATTTCGTATTTTAGTCGGACATTCAAAAAATACCGAGATGTGGCGCCATCAGAAATCCGAGAAATGCCGGTATAA
- a CDS encoding RtcB family protein translates to MAFQVIDGVRVWGEPDSSAVSQAITCANHGNVVQTLLMADHHKGYSQPIGGVVAYSGQISPSGVGYDIGCGNKAVRTNLMAADIMPQIGNIMDQIAKQITFGVGRGNRNRVDHELFDDPDWNVYVQVAGKKGHDALKMLAREQLGTVGSGNHYVDLFTELSTGRLWIGNHFGSRGFGHKTASGFLNLAAGRGFLDKAPGEHMDQAPTLFDLDQEHGELYYRAMKLAGRYAYAGRDYVIDEVLRLLGATADFEVHNHHNFAWKEQHDGQETIVVRKGATPSAPGQLGFIGGSMGDISVIVRGKDSLENKQSFYSTVHGAGRVMSRTQAAGKMNWKTRTRHGGEITREQMKQAIADFGVELRGADTDESPFVYRKLQTVLDAHHETLDVLHVLKPIGVCMAGANEFDPYKD, encoded by the coding sequence ATGGCATTTCAAGTCATCGACGGCGTGCGTGTCTGGGGCGAACCAGACAGCAGTGCCGTCAGTCAAGCAATTACCTGTGCCAATCATGGCAATGTAGTGCAAACTCTGCTCATGGCGGATCATCATAAAGGATACAGTCAGCCGATTGGCGGCGTGGTGGCGTACAGCGGTCAAATCTCGCCATCCGGTGTTGGGTATGACATCGGCTGCGGCAACAAGGCGGTACGCACCAATCTGATGGCGGCGGATATTATGCCACAGATCGGCAACATTATGGATCAAATCGCCAAGCAAATCACCTTTGGTGTGGGACGTGGCAATCGCAACCGTGTCGATCACGAGCTGTTCGATGACCCTGATTGGAATGTATACGTTCAGGTCGCAGGCAAAAAAGGGCATGATGCGCTGAAAATGCTTGCTCGTGAGCAGCTTGGTACTGTCGGCAGCGGCAATCACTATGTCGATCTGTTTACCGAGCTGTCCACTGGGCGGTTGTGGATTGGCAACCATTTTGGTAGCCGTGGATTTGGGCATAAGACGGCAAGCGGATTTTTGAATCTGGCGGCAGGACGGGGCTTTTTGGACAAAGCACCGGGCGAGCATATGGATCAAGCGCCAACGCTGTTCGATCTGGATCAGGAGCATGGCGAGCTGTACTACCGCGCGATGAAGCTGGCGGGACGGTACGCATACGCTGGACGCGACTATGTGATTGATGAAGTGTTGCGTCTGCTTGGTGCGACTGCCGATTTTGAGGTGCACAATCATCATAACTTTGCATGGAAAGAACAGCATGACGGGCAAGAAACGATTGTGGTGCGTAAAGGGGCAACCCCATCCGCGCCAGGTCAGCTGGGCTTTATCGGCGGCAGTATGGGCGATATTTCGGTTATCGTGCGCGGCAAGGATAGTCTGGAAAACAAGCAGTCCTTTTACAGTACTGTACATGGCGCGGGTCGGGTCATGAGCCGTACACAGGCAGCAGGTAAAATGAACTGGAAAACCCGTACTCGTCATGGCGGCGAGATTACACGCGAGCAGATGAAGCAGGCGATTGCCGACTTTGGTGTGGAGCTACGCGGAGCGGATACGGATGAAAGCCCGTTTGTGTACCGCAAGCTGCAAACGGTACTAGATGCGCATCACGAAACGCTAGATGTACTGCATGTGCTGAAACCGATTGGTGTATGTATGGCGGGCGCGAATGAGTTTGATCCATATAAAGATTAG
- a CDS encoding Gfo/Idh/MocA family protein, whose amino-acid sequence MKTTIGIGVIGTGSISEYHLKPYHNHEDVTILGVCDKNEERARAVASKYEGAKAYSDYNELLADPEIDAVSICTWNNTHAEISIAALKAGKHVLVEKPLCRTVEEAEQIQAAVRESGKTLMVGFVRRYDNNAQMLKHFSEQGDFGDIYYAKASYIRRFGNPGGWFSDIERSGGGPLIDIGVHVIDLCWYLMGRPEPVSVSGNTYYELGNRAHIQHLSHYKAADYDATKNDVEDMANVMIRFKNGASLLVDVSFSLHARENEGLIKLYGSKGGFEVDPAISITTEKYNTVLNIQPQTDHAGFHFEGAFDNEIRHFIHCIQTGSQPISPVEDGVHMMRMLTAVYESAKLGREVIL is encoded by the coding sequence ATGAAAACAACCATCGGTATTGGCGTGATCGGAACAGGCAGTATTTCGGAGTACCATTTGAAGCCATATCATAACCACGAAGACGTAACCATTCTCGGCGTTTGCGACAAAAATGAAGAACGCGCCCGCGCCGTGGCTTCCAAATACGAAGGTGCCAAAGCGTACAGTGATTATAACGAGCTGCTTGCCGATCCCGAGATCGATGCCGTTAGCATTTGTACATGGAATAATACCCATGCGGAGATCAGCATCGCGGCGTTAAAGGCGGGCAAGCATGTGCTTGTCGAAAAGCCGCTCTGTCGCACGGTGGAAGAAGCAGAGCAGATTCAAGCCGCTGTTCGCGAATCGGGCAAAACGCTAATGGTTGGTTTTGTCCGTCGGTATGACAATAATGCGCAAATGCTCAAGCATTTTAGCGAACAGGGCGATTTTGGGGATATTTATTATGCGAAAGCCTCCTATATCCGTCGCTTCGGCAATCCGGGTGGCTGGTTTAGCGACATTGAGCGCTCTGGCGGCGGTCCGCTGATCGACATTGGCGTGCATGTCATTGATCTATGCTGGTATCTTATGGGTCGTCCTGAACCAGTATCCGTTAGCGGCAACACCTATTACGAGCTAGGCAACCGTGCTCATATCCAACATCTCTCCCACTACAAAGCCGCCGATTACGACGCGACTAAGAACGACGTGGAAGATATGGCAAACGTCATGATTCGTTTCAAAAACGGCGCTTCTCTGCTGGTCGATGTTAGCTTTAGCCTACATGCTCGCGAAAATGAAGGGCTGATCAAGCTGTACGGCAGCAAAGGCGGATTTGAAGTTGATCCGGCAATCTCTATTACGACTGAAAAATACAATACCGTGCTGAATATTCAACCGCAAACCGATCATGCTGGGTTCCATTTTGAAGGTGCATTTGATAACGAAATCCGCCACTTTATCCACTGTATTCAAACCGGCAGCCAGCCGATTAGCCCAGTGGAAGATGGCGTGCATATGATGCGTATGCTGACTGCTGTGTACGAATCGGCGAAGCTTGGTCGGGAGGTGATCCTGTGA
- a CDS encoding sugar phosphate isomerase/epimerase family protein — protein sequence MKLGLSTYSLHGKLSSGDMTVLDVIDYAAEHGAEHVEIVPLSYSLTDNPELIEQIVERAQQRGIELSNYAIGANFLTDSDEAYEQEIQRVIREVDIAAKLGVKLMRHDVASSPDVSIANFNTYLDKLANACRRIAEHAATHGITTSVENHGYLIQHADRVQTLIQAVNRDNYKTTLDVGNFVCADENPVAAVQKNLPFASMVHIKDFYLRPADRNPGSGWFTSTSGTYLRGAIIGQGDLDMWEILRIVKASGYDGYLSVEFEGMEDCLIGAKIGLDNVRRIWDAV from the coding sequence GTGAAGCTTGGACTCAGTACGTACAGTCTACATGGTAAACTATCCAGCGGCGACATGACCGTGCTGGACGTGATCGACTACGCCGCCGAGCATGGTGCAGAACATGTTGAGATCGTACCACTCAGCTACAGTCTGACCGACAATCCTGAACTAATCGAACAGATCGTGGAGCGCGCCCAGCAGCGTGGTATAGAGCTGTCCAATTATGCGATTGGTGCCAATTTTCTGACAGATAGCGATGAGGCGTACGAACAGGAAATACAGCGTGTCATCCGCGAGGTAGATATTGCCGCTAAGCTTGGTGTGAAGCTGATGCGCCACGATGTCGCTTCGTCGCCGGATGTATCCATCGCCAATTTCAATACCTATCTGGATAAGCTGGCTAATGCCTGCCGCCGTATCGCCGAGCACGCTGCTACGCATGGTATCACCACTAGCGTTGAAAACCACGGCTACCTAATCCAACACGCCGACCGCGTACAAACCTTAATCCAAGCGGTCAACCGCGACAATTACAAAACTACATTGGATGTCGGCAATTTCGTCTGCGCCGACGAGAATCCGGTCGCTGCTGTGCAGAAAAATCTGCCTTTTGCCTCGATGGTGCATATTAAGGACTTTTACCTGCGTCCGGCGGATCGGAATCCGGGGTCAGGCTGGTTTACCAGCACCAGTGGAACGTATTTGCGCGGTGCCATTATCGGGCAAGGCGATCTGGATATGTGGGAGATTCTGCGGATCGTCAAAGCATCTGGCTATGATGGCTATCTATCCGTCGAATTTGAAGGCATGGAAGATTGCCTGATCGGCGCGAAGATCGGGCTGGACAATGTGCGCCGCATCTGGGATGCCGTTTAA
- a CDS encoding polynucleotide kinase-phosphatase has product MTGYRDEHNQELANQQQGYKPDQRLQQESLHTITLPTGAIVLLMGPSGSGKTTWLEQLVENGTLLSSETVSSDRFRQLVGDTDHIDWRQHPREEGDVLYQQYRLISDRAFRVMEETIAARARLNLLTWVDATHLHPEDRAVYSQIARRNHVPIIVIALDVPEKVLLERDRMRLHSRGRQRIKQHVGVFRQNIYKLKSEGFDDVHILKPRDLEHVQLERIANPLLHPLGQGVDVIGDIHGCYEEMMQLIHKLGYVADEQGIYRHSDGRMLVSVGDVMSRGPRSLETMQFWHRQLTAGQALMVDSNHGWKVVRYLEGRNVQMNHGDEQLVAELEQYGATHGQEALQALQDDLRTMLLAAPSHLVFTHNGVRRLVVTHAGIRDHYIGKQSKRISDYCRYGETDGQDDTGKPQRADWFANHESGEWVVWGHDPRLRPTIVNRTVNIDQGAVFGGQLTAYRFPEQSFVSVDALHDYAQDADSPLERQRKRRFAAPNLTPLINGYSVMTDSYGEIGVRSEYVKAAVDTVSHYTVPLEELVYVPPTMAPPAVSALDDYLEHPAEALAYYRSRNVARIVAEKKHMGSRAIVLLFRDQQAAIPYIGRPLTGRIYTRTGRAFFQAQLEQEVLEKLRSDLKQAGYFEQYGTDFVLLDTEIVPWNLKARELISSQYAHVAEAALHDRHTILDTLHTAQQQGRDVTEWIGEWTERLDNAQRFAQAFQAYCWDTDGMDGIQIAPFHILAHSTGSLMDREHVWHMQHAEQLAQSSSMLIATEYRVVELDDEQAEQQLIQWWSDMTEQGHEGLVIKPECMTTYDGDRLVQPAIKVRGRKYLHIIYGMDYLQPNNLKRLKERKTRKKERHALMEFALSLESVERFVRQEPLERMHECVLAALSLEADAVDPRL; this is encoded by the coding sequence ATGACCGGCTATCGGGATGAACATAACCAAGAGCTAGCGAATCAACAACAAGGCTACAAACCAGATCAGCGATTACAGCAAGAGTCGCTTCATACGATTACATTGCCAACCGGCGCGATCGTGCTACTGATGGGACCATCCGGCAGTGGCAAAACGACATGGCTGGAACAGCTGGTTGAGAATGGAACATTACTGTCCAGCGAAACGGTATCGTCGGACCGGTTCCGTCAGTTGGTCGGTGATACTGACCATATCGATTGGCGCCAGCATCCACGCGAGGAAGGTGATGTGCTGTATCAGCAGTATCGGTTAATCTCCGACCGTGCCTTTCGGGTGATGGAAGAAACCATTGCCGCACGCGCTCGACTTAATCTGCTGACATGGGTGGATGCGACGCATCTGCATCCTGAGGATCGAGCGGTATATAGCCAGATCGCACGCCGTAATCATGTGCCGATCATCGTAATCGCACTGGATGTGCCGGAAAAGGTATTGCTAGAGCGCGACCGTATGCGTCTGCATTCACGCGGACGACAGCGGATCAAGCAGCATGTTGGGGTATTTCGCCAAAATATCTACAAGCTGAAAAGCGAAGGCTTCGATGACGTGCATATTCTGAAGCCGCGTGATCTGGAACACGTACAGTTGGAGCGTATCGCTAACCCGCTGCTGCATCCGCTCGGACAGGGTGTGGATGTGATCGGTGATATTCACGGTTGTTACGAGGAAATGATGCAGCTGATTCACAAGCTCGGCTATGTCGCGGATGAGCAGGGGATTTACCGTCATTCGGACGGACGGATGCTCGTATCCGTTGGCGATGTGATGAGCCGTGGTCCACGCTCGCTGGAAACGATGCAGTTCTGGCATCGCCAGCTAACAGCAGGTCAAGCGCTGATGGTTGATAGCAACCACGGCTGGAAAGTAGTGCGTTATCTAGAAGGACGCAACGTACAGATGAACCATGGTGATGAGCAATTGGTTGCCGAATTGGAGCAATATGGAGCTACACATGGACAGGAAGCGTTACAAGCATTACAAGACGATCTCCGTACGATGCTGCTGGCAGCACCGTCCCATCTCGTATTCACGCATAACGGAGTACGCCGTCTGGTCGTGACCCATGCTGGGATTCGAGATCATTATATCGGCAAGCAGTCCAAGCGTATTTCCGATTACTGCCGATATGGCGAAACGGATGGACAAGATGATACCGGCAAGCCACAGCGTGCCGATTGGTTTGCCAACCATGAGTCTGGGGAATGGGTCGTATGGGGACATGATCCGCGCCTGCGTCCGACGATTGTGAATCGTACGGTCAATATTGATCAAGGCGCCGTATTTGGCGGGCAACTGACTGCGTATCGTTTTCCAGAGCAAAGCTTTGTTTCTGTAGACGCGCTGCATGATTATGCGCAGGATGCAGACAGTCCGTTGGAGCGTCAGCGTAAGCGCCGCTTTGCTGCGCCGAATCTGACACCGTTGATCAACGGGTATAGCGTGATGACCGACAGCTACGGAGAGATTGGCGTACGTAGTGAATATGTGAAAGCGGCGGTTGATACAGTTTCGCATTACACTGTACCGCTGGAAGAATTGGTGTATGTGCCACCAACGATGGCACCGCCAGCTGTCTCCGCGCTGGACGACTATCTTGAGCATCCAGCAGAAGCATTGGCATATTATCGTTCCCGCAATGTTGCGCGTATTGTTGCAGAGAAAAAGCATATGGGCAGCCGTGCGATTGTACTGCTGTTCCGCGATCAGCAAGCCGCCATTCCGTATATCGGACGTCCGCTTACTGGTCGGATCTATACGCGTACGGGGCGTGCCTTTTTCCAAGCGCAGCTTGAGCAGGAAGTATTGGAAAAGCTGCGCAGTGATTTGAAGCAGGCAGGATATTTTGAGCAATATGGGACAGACTTTGTGCTGCTAGATACCGAGATTGTGCCGTGGAACTTGAAGGCGCGCGAACTGATCTCATCGCAATATGCGCATGTGGCAGAAGCCGCTCTGCATGATCGTCATACCATTCTGGATACACTGCATACTGCGCAGCAACAGGGGCGCGATGTGACAGAGTGGATTGGAGAATGGACAGAGCGATTGGACAATGCACAGAGATTTGCACAGGCATTTCAGGCATATTGCTGGGATACTGACGGAATGGATGGCATTCAGATTGCGCCATTTCATATATTAGCACATAGCACAGGCTCGTTGATGGATCGGGAGCATGTATGGCATATGCAGCATGCGGAGCAGCTGGCGCAATCTTCCTCTATGCTCATAGCTACGGAATATCGCGTAGTGGAGCTGGACGACGAACAAGCCGAGCAGCAATTGATTCAATGGTGGAGCGACATGACAGAGCAAGGTCATGAAGGACTGGTTATCAAGCCAGAGTGTATGACAACGTATGACGGAGATCGTTTGGTTCAGCCAGCAATCAAGGTACGTGGACGGAAGTATTTGCATATCATTTATGGTATGGACTACTTACAGCCAAACAATCTGAAACGGTTAAAAGAGCGCAAAACACGTAAAAAGGAACGTCATGCGCTGATGGAATTTGCGCTTAGTCTGGAATCGGTGGAGCGCTTTGTCCGTCAGGAGCCGCTAGAGCGGATGCACGAATGTGTGCTGGCTGCACTGTCGCTGGAAGCTGATGCGGTCGATCCACGATTGTAA
- a CDS encoding sugar phosphate isomerase/epimerase family protein: MTTELGKIGVIADAFKLELRENLLKSVEVGADGVQIWATEGVMDPDNLGIDRRRDLKEYLQGLGLEVSALCADFGGHGFRREEDNLWKVEKSKKIMTLALELGTPIVTTHIGIIPEDTSHPEYAIMQRACNELASFASSMEGYFAIETGPEPAARLKQFLDSLDNKGVAVNFDPANMVMVTGDDPVQGVYTLRDYIVHTHVKDGVRTAEVNPHDVYGDLSHEQIAAFEDGSVGFKEVALGEGSVDFKAYFAALQDIGYTGYLTIEREVGNQPEQDIRKAVEFIKGFKAKV, translated from the coding sequence ATGACAACGGAACTGGGCAAAATCGGTGTCATCGCCGATGCGTTTAAACTGGAATTGCGCGAAAATTTGCTAAAATCGGTGGAGGTTGGTGCAGATGGTGTACAAATCTGGGCAACTGAAGGCGTGATGGACCCGGACAATCTAGGCATCGACCGCCGCCGCGATCTCAAGGAATATTTACAGGGGTTGGGATTGGAGGTTTCCGCGTTATGCGCTGACTTTGGCGGACACGGGTTTCGCCGCGAGGAAGACAACCTGTGGAAAGTGGAAAAGTCCAAAAAGATCATGACACTCGCCCTTGAGCTTGGTACGCCGATTGTGACAACGCATATCGGCATCATTCCCGAGGACACAAGTCACCCCGAATATGCGATTATGCAAAGGGCGTGCAATGAACTCGCCTCCTTCGCATCATCCATGGAAGGTTATTTTGCCATCGAAACGGGACCGGAACCAGCAGCACGCTTGAAGCAATTTCTCGACTCATTGGATAACAAAGGCGTTGCCGTCAACTTCGATCCTGCCAATATGGTAATGGTCACTGGCGATGATCCCGTGCAGGGCGTGTACACGCTGCGTGACTATATCGTGCATACCCATGTAAAAGACGGCGTGCGCACGGCAGAAGTGAATCCGCATGACGTTTACGGTGATCTGAGCCATGAACAGATTGCCGCTTTTGAAGATGGTAGTGTCGGATTCAAAGAAGTGGCGCTGGGTGAGGGAAGCGTTGATTTCAAAGCATATTTTGCTGCATTACAGGACATCGGCTATACCGGTTACCTGACGATTGAACGCGAGGTCGGCAACCAGCCAGAGCAGGATATTCGTAAAGCGGTGGAGTTTATTAAAGGATTCAAGGCGAAGGTATAG
- a CDS encoding RHS repeat domain-containing protein, whose amino-acid sequence MRTIYKAIVKMSFCSLLVAGLVFSPIATEAATAKSYQYDNSGRLQSITLSGYKITFIYDKNGNLLKRSVTKTTVAK is encoded by the coding sequence TTGAGAACAATTTATAAAGCGATAGTAAAAATGAGTTTTTGTTCTTTGCTTGTTGCTGGTTTGGTATTCTCACCGATAGCAACAGAAGCAGCTACAGCAAAAAGCTATCAATATGACAATAGTGGTCGCTTACAATCAATCACACTATCTGGGTACAAAATTACATTTATCTATGATAAAAATGGTAATTTGTTAAAGCGTTCAGTAACTAAGACTACAGTAGCAAAATAA
- a CDS encoding LysE/ArgO family amino acid transporter, whose amino-acid sequence MAGVMIYAFILALGLILPLGVQNVFIFQQGMVQRRLWSVLPVVITAGLCDTLLIGLAVGGVSVLVLGLPGVKLVLMSAGVLFLIYMGGVTWKSASTVQHHRDSDSIAALTSLTARKQVMFALSVSLLNPHALLDTIGVIGTSSLQYEHGAKWVFALTCVGVSWLWFFVLAIAGMTVGRLDEDGRWFRILNRCSALLIWGIAMYLLFNVWQEIRLII is encoded by the coding sequence ATGGCTGGTGTAATGATATATGCATTTATTTTGGCGCTAGGACTGATTTTGCCGCTTGGGGTGCAGAATGTGTTTATTTTTCAGCAAGGGATGGTGCAGCGTAGATTGTGGAGTGTACTGCCCGTCGTGATCACTGCTGGATTGTGTGATACGCTGCTGATCGGTTTGGCAGTGGGCGGCGTATCTGTGCTGGTATTGGGGCTGCCGGGAGTGAAGCTAGTGCTGATGAGTGCAGGGGTGCTATTTCTCATCTATATGGGCGGGGTGACATGGAAAAGCGCATCGACTGTGCAGCATCATAGAGATAGTGATTCAATAGCGGCTCTCACATCGTTGACAGCACGCAAGCAGGTGATGTTTGCGCTGTCTGTTTCGCTGCTCAATCCACATGCTTTGCTGGATACGATTGGGGTTATTGGCACGAGTTCGTTGCAGTATGAGCATGGAGCAAAATGGGTATTTGCGTTGACGTGTGTCGGCGTATCGTGGCTGTGGTTCTTTGTACTGGCGATTGCGGGTATGACAGTGGGCAGGCTGGATGAGGATGGACGCTGGTTTCGCATATTGAATCGCTGCTCGGCACTGCTGATCTGGGGCATTGCGATGTATCTACTGTTTAATGTATGGCAGGAGATTCGGCTGATCATTTGA